TGTACTCTCAGTGCAACAATAGCAGTAATGAAAATGGGACTAGCAATGAGAGGATTGAGAGGGATGTAGCCGTCACTGCAGAGTTTGACCGTACACTCTTTTGGACGTCTGGCAGGATCACCACTGGGTCGTCTGCTTGAAAATGGGAGATAAAGAGGACACATTAGCACCACATATTTACACCCTAATGTGATGCTGAAAGTGGCTGGATTGTTTAAAGGTCAAGGATAATTAGAAAGGACGCAGGGTTGGTCAACATACCTGCAGGCAGTCTGTTGGACGGGTTGTGAACCCCACCCCCAGCTCCAACTACAGCCCCACCTGTGCCTCCTTTAGCCACTCTGGCCTCTTGAGAgcctgaaagaaaagaaaaataccaTCAATTACTCTGCTTGAGTCTCACCATAGCCTAAAACGACTATCAGAAGTGACTGTGCTGCTCTCCTTACTGCCAGAAGGGCGGTTAAACTCACCATCAGCCGCTACGACGTCCACCCTGAGCCTGAGGCACTCCTGTCCATGGTGGTGCAAAGGTTTGGCTGCCAGGGAAGAAACAACACAGACGTTAATATCTTAACTAATGCACTTATCCTCCATTGGCCCCTTAATTCACCTTCATGCAtgcgcccacacacacaaacacttggcaacagacagacacagggacaaAGCTTAAGAGGCCATCTGTGACCAGGCGAAGTGTGTCACTGCCTGGTCTTTGTGGTTACCATCTAGCAGGGGATTGTATAAACTTGGCAAACTGCACCGACACCCCAGTTACCGTCCATGTGAAACTTAAAAGAGCTGGCCACCAAGCACCAGCATGTCATGCTTATTAGCTAAACTGCAGAACTTTGCCCTCACTTCCTTCAGTGGGTCAGTTTATCACCAGACTGAAATAACATGAAATAACTGAATAACTATTCTTAGattgattgccatgaaatgtccCCATAGGATGAATCCTAACCATTGGATATGAATATTGATTGGAAAATAATACTAACTGTCAAACAGTGACAACTTTGAAAGAACGCTATAGTGACACTTACAGATATAATAGTAGCTTTCTCCTTGGCGGAACTCCTTTCCCAGAGTAAACGGAGTAAAACGTTGGAACTTTTCCGAGAACTTCTCTGCGGCGTGAGGGGCAAACGGGTGGCCACACTCCCAACGCATCTGGTCATATGACTGGGGCTTGCAGGATTCGTAGTCCTCACGCTCCACCATAGTAGAGCACATACCGCTCAGCATCCAGCAATGGCACCTCACCCTGGGGGTAATGGGGGCACACTATGTCCAGGTAGTCATTGAGCTTCACCTCCACGGTGTAGTCGTCCCATAGAAACCTGCGGAGAGAAGGCAGAAGGGGACGGTTATGCAAGTGGCAGGAGACTGATAAGCGTGGTTATAGCATCGGAGCGGTGATAAATATAAGCCTCAAAACCTGTGATTATATATTGATCGGCTACACGCCCTGTACAACAGGGAAATCAGAGGAAAGACTGAGAGGCCTGGGattgagagatagagagcaggAGTAAGATAGTGTTTGTGAGagaggatatgtgtgtgttggagtggAATAAAGAGGGAAAACGCAATAAGGGGAAGAATGATCTGTAGAGAACATGTGCATAAATATGGATGAACGTGAGGCCACTGTAGCATGATGCTTCTTGCTACTGTGTGGAGAGTTAGCACTGAGTGCACATTGATCCCACGTCCCCCAGGAGTTGAATGATGTTTACAGAGAAACATTAGCAGTCAGTTAGCCCGTCAAGACCGGAGATGAGTATTGACATCTGCAGggctacacacaaacacacacacccaagaGGTAGAATGCGTGATGACAATTTCCCTTTAACAGAAGCAGTCCCACACCTGAGTTTACTAAAGATAGGGATAAAAATAATAAGGTCACATATTTTTCAAGCCATTCATTAGggtcagagagacaggcagacacataGAAAATGGGTCTGGTGACGGCCTGTAACCGTCTCCCACCACACTCCCTCTCATTacaaatacagagacacagtcagactGTCTGCCTCCCCTCCGTTCCTCCCTGCATCCCTCCCTTCACTCCTCCACCCTCTTTACGAGTACACtaaactctctctttctccgctTGGACGTGGGTCAAAAGAGCACTCGCATAAAAACTTTTTAGCATTTTTGCTTCAAATTTCCCTACAAACACTATTTAATTATTACAGAAATACTTCAAACAACATACTCCACAGTAGTTTAGATTGACCTCATCTCAACTGTCCTTGATTCCTCCTGGTTTTCTCCTTTAGAGATATTATGGGGTTATCTCCAGGGAATTGCCATTAAAACGGTATTTCAGCTTTGTCCTCCTTCCCCCTGACTGAGTGACTGCTCCAGGGGCGGCTCACAGCTAATGCTCACTTCTCAGCCAAAGCCATCTATCACCGGCCTGGAGCGGTAGCTGGCCactggcaacacacacaaacgcttCCCAGTAATTCCCATCTATCAACAACCTAAAGCAGAAGCTACCTaccatttgcacacacacacacacacacacacacacacacaccccccccccccccccggtatTGAGCTCCAAAGTGATGCCTATCAGTTTACCGTCTCCTACTGTTCTGCATCACCAGGGGTTCTCGGAGAATGGAGGAAATTTGACAGACTTATATATTTTCACAACACACAAGGAGAATGTGTGTCTAATATAGGGTTTTGTTGCCTTTGCAATGAATACATGGTTGGTTCATCGGGCTTTcaacaaccaaaaaaaaaaagaggcagggAGCCAGTTTGAGTTACTGACTGCTATTTGATCTACAGATCTCAAAGAGTAATTATGAGTTGCCAAAAGCCTCCAGGGTGCTAAATTGGACACCTTTAGCACGAAAAAAGGCTCTCCACTGGAGTAGATTTTTCTTTGAGAATTCTGTCGTTTTCTCATAAAACCCCCCTAAATGTAACAAGCCGCATTTGgggagtttgtgtttgtgtgacaagGTCCATATGTGTGACTAACGATCAAAGTGTTCAGACACagccagcccccccccccccgctcattagctgctgttgttgtttttggccaGGGGTCTCCCTGGTACCCATTGGTAAAAGAACAGGACAGGGCTCTAACTCCTGCTCCCCCTCTGACTCCCCCCACCCGCCTGACTGCATTCCCTCAATGCTGATGATCAGATTAGCCGGCAACACCATTACAACAGCAGCACGGGCCCGTTAGAAAACAAGCACCTTTTCAGTATACTGATGAAACTTCCATCTAACTATGTCGATAATAGTGTGCCCCAGCCAACTTTCAGGGGGGAGAGCAATAATTATCATTTTGCCATGGTACAGACAGTTTAGTGCTTATCTGCAGTTTGCCTGCCACGCTCTGTTTACCAGACTGGCGCTAAAGTGTTTTTTCCCCCTGCCACTTTCAATTCCAGTCGAATCGATAACACTATTGAACAAACAATGTTGTCTGCTTTTGCCTGACAGAGTTATCATCCCCCTGCaaacactggaaacacacacaaacaaactcccTATACCCaaaccctccctccctcactacGAGCCCGGATTACAAACCGGTTGTGGTATGCTCCCAATGTGTTCATCAAAAGGGGGTCGAAGGGGGGtgcaattaaaacacaaaaaagggTATTAAAGTTGCCCCGAGGGGGGTAATTATGCCCTCCTGTTCCCCACTTCCCAGCCCCTTTAGGCTGAGAGTTTAGGGGGAGGCAGAGGGCATGAATAGGCgtgggcagggggggggggggggtcaaaggGCTTGAGTTGGAAATGGCTTTTGAAGTTTCTCTCAGAGTATGTATGAGAGTGCTACAGTTGCTTTATCAATGCGACTGTTTCATACAGTGTCTCTATTCACAATGTGCCCGCGCTGATTGAATACTTCACTTAGCAGAGAGAAAAGTGGCTGAATACGCACCCGGGGAGGCTGGCTAGCCCCTTTTATTAATGCCAAATAGTTTTAATTATCCTGCTGCCTTTTGTTCCCCTCCAACGCCTCGGTATTGAAACGTTCCACATCATCCGCTTAATTAACTGATTGGAGTACCTCACTTCAAAAGAGAGTTTAGGCCTCTGTGTGAAAAGGTTTAACTAACAGAGTCAAATCATGCCACCTTCACTTTAGCAGACACAATCCTCCTCAGTCTCCCCCAGTGTGTGTCGCTTGTTATTTTGCTCAGCGAGACTGTTTCCCTCTCACTGTCAATAGGTTGCCGTGATTTATTCCCAT
This region of Cottoperca gobio chromosome 11, fCotGob3.1, whole genome shotgun sequence genomic DNA includes:
- the efna1a gene encoding LOW QUALITY PROTEIN: ephrin-A1a (The sequence of the model RefSeq protein was modified relative to this genomic sequence to represent the inferred CDS: deleted 1 base in 1 codon); amino-acid sequence: MDLVWIVGFVVSVCAWFASAERHSVYWNSTNPKFLWDDYTVEVKLNDYLDIVCPHYPQGEVPLLDAERYVLYMVEREDYESCKPQSYDQMRWECGHPFAPHAAEKFSEKFQRFTPFTLGKEFRQGESYYYISKPLHHHGQECLRLRVDVVAADGSQEARVAKGGTGGAVVGAGGGVHNPSNRLPADDPVVILPDVQKSVRSNSAVTATSLSILSLLVPFSLLLLLH